Proteins co-encoded in one Longimicrobium terrae genomic window:
- a CDS encoding alpha/beta hydrolase: MRYLLLLGLIYAGFSLLMWVAADRLIFMPPAARYARTPDILLLPRDGGGVVAAVHLRNPDARYTVLYSHGNGEDLAQDMPFLRDLRDAGFSVLAYDYSGYGLSTGRPSEQAAYRDEDAAFDYLTRAAGVPADRIIVHGRSLGGGPAADLAARRPVAGLILESTFTSVGGVFSRVRVLPFDRFRTVDKLPRVTAPVLVIHGTSDEVIPFAHGQRLRALAPGNAREFWVQGAGHNDLVFVAGEAYWHTLRDFAASLPAPPPR; encoded by the coding sequence ATGCGCTATCTGCTCCTGCTGGGCCTGATCTACGCCGGGTTCTCGCTGCTGATGTGGGTGGCCGCGGACCGGCTGATCTTCATGCCGCCGGCCGCGCGCTACGCCCGTACGCCCGACATCCTGCTGCTGCCGCGCGACGGGGGCGGCGTGGTGGCGGCCGTGCACCTGCGTAATCCGGACGCGCGGTACACCGTGCTGTACAGCCACGGCAACGGCGAAGACCTCGCGCAGGACATGCCCTTTCTGCGCGACCTGCGGGACGCGGGCTTCAGCGTGCTGGCGTACGACTACAGCGGCTACGGCCTCAGCACCGGCCGTCCGTCCGAGCAGGCCGCCTACCGCGACGAGGACGCCGCGTTCGACTACCTCACCCGCGCCGCCGGGGTGCCCGCGGACCGCATCATCGTCCACGGCCGCTCGCTGGGCGGCGGGCCCGCGGCGGATCTGGCCGCGCGCCGCCCTGTCGCGGGATTGATTCTGGAAAGCACCTTCACCAGCGTCGGCGGGGTGTTCAGCCGGGTGCGGGTGCTGCCGTTCGACCGGTTCCGGACGGTCGACAAGCTCCCCCGCGTCACCGCGCCGGTGCTGGTGATTCACGGCACCTCGGACGAGGTGATTCCGTTCGCGCACGGGCAGCGGCTGCGCGCCCTCGCCCCGGGGAACGCGCGCGAGTTCTGGGTTCAGGGCGCCGGGCACAACGATCTCGTGTTCGTCGCGGGCGAGGCGTACTGGCACACGCTGCGCGATTTCGCCGCCTCGCTCCCCGCGCCGCCGCCGCGCTGA
- a CDS encoding transposase: protein AERKSTIEPVFGQMRTRGLRTFMLRGKRKAGLEWSLWCATHNLLKLWRARNRQTTPAMA, encoded by the coding sequence ACGCGGAGCGGAAGAGTACGATCGAGCCGGTCTTCGGCCAGATGCGGACGCGCGGCCTGCGGACCTTCATGCTCCGGGGCAAGCGCAAGGCCGGCCTGGAGTGGTCGCTTTGGTGCGCCACGCACAACCTGCTGAAGCTTTGGCGCGCCCGTAATCGGCAGACAACGCCCGCAATGGCGTAA
- the uvrA gene encoding excinuclease ABC subunit UvrA: MAEENLIVRGAREHNLQNIDVEIPRDQLTVITGLSGSGKSSLAFDTIYAEGQRRYVESLSAYARQFLGMMEKPDVDSIEGLSPAISIEQKTAGRNPRSTVGTVTEVYDYLRLLWARAGTPHCPTCGKPVARQSAQQIVERLMELPAGTWLEVLAPAVRGRKGEFRDLFEEMRRKGFTHARTDGEVHRLEEPPVLNRRSNHDISIYVERKVAVDGENRSRIADAVEQALRSADGVVQVVAHTPDAVDPEPELFSEHYACAECGVSIPELEPRQFSFNSPYGACTACGGLGTRKEPDPDLVLADRSLSILEGVVLPWGVPRGHLRGTILEGLADAVGFDLNTPWQELTDEVRRLLMYGADDKGAPKGGKAISKKLKWAGILRDVEQRYKESSSDSVRETLEEYMSTLACGTCHGARLRPESLAVTVGGRSLGDIVAMPVAESLGFFEYVDGLPTMSRDIAAPILKEVRERLSFLVNVGLEYLTMGRSAETLSGGEAQRIRLATQIGSRLVGVLYILDEPSIGLHQRDNERLLETLKQLRDLGNTVLVVEHDEDTIRAADYVVDLGPRAGRHGGKVIAAGSVDDVTAAEESLTGAYLRGERRIEIPVERRIPVEGRELTIRNAREHNLRGLDVSIPLGCFVAVTGVSGSGKSTLINDILWNVLARKFYRAKTVAGAHDCIDGLQLLDKVVDIDQSPIGRTPRSNPATYTGLFTVIRDLFAELPESKMRGYTPGRFSFNVKGGRCEACQGDGLVKIEMHFLPDVYVPCEVCRGKRYNRETLEVFYKGHSIADVLELTVDEGLELFDAVPRLKRSLQTLSDVGLGYIHLGQAATTLSGGEAQRVKLATELSKLATGQTFYILDEPTTGLHFEDVRMLLEVLHRLVERGNTVLVIEHNLDVIKTADWIIDLGPEGGPKGGAVVAAGTPEQVAQVEGSFTGRFLQTLLGKTAPAETPAAPAEPGTRKRGRPRKTENA; encoded by the coding sequence ATGGCAGAAGAAAACCTGATCGTCCGCGGCGCACGCGAGCACAACCTCCAGAACATCGACGTCGAGATCCCCCGCGACCAGCTCACGGTAATCACCGGGCTGAGCGGGAGCGGCAAGTCGTCGCTCGCCTTCGACACCATCTACGCCGAGGGGCAGCGGCGGTACGTGGAATCGCTTTCCGCGTACGCCCGCCAGTTCCTGGGCATGATGGAAAAGCCCGACGTCGACTCCATCGAGGGGCTCTCGCCGGCCATCTCCATCGAACAGAAGACCGCCGGGCGAAACCCGCGGTCCACCGTCGGCACCGTCACCGAGGTGTACGACTACCTGCGCCTGCTCTGGGCACGCGCGGGCACCCCCCACTGCCCCACCTGCGGCAAGCCGGTCGCCCGGCAGAGCGCGCAGCAGATCGTGGAACGGCTCATGGAGCTTCCGGCCGGCACCTGGCTGGAAGTGCTCGCCCCCGCCGTGCGCGGCCGCAAGGGCGAGTTCCGCGACCTGTTCGAGGAAATGCGCCGCAAGGGCTTTACCCACGCGCGCACCGACGGCGAGGTGCACCGCCTGGAAGAGCCCCCCGTGCTCAACCGCCGCTCCAACCACGACATCAGCATCTACGTGGAGCGCAAGGTGGCGGTGGATGGCGAAAACCGCTCGCGCATCGCCGACGCGGTGGAGCAGGCGCTGCGCTCCGCCGACGGCGTGGTGCAGGTTGTGGCGCACACGCCGGACGCCGTCGATCCGGAGCCGGAGCTGTTCAGCGAGCACTACGCCTGCGCGGAGTGCGGCGTCAGCATCCCGGAGCTGGAACCGCGGCAGTTTTCCTTCAACTCCCCCTACGGCGCCTGCACGGCGTGCGGCGGCCTGGGCACGCGCAAGGAGCCGGACCCGGACCTCGTCCTGGCGGACCGCTCGCTCTCCATCCTGGAAGGCGTCGTCCTTCCCTGGGGCGTGCCCCGCGGCCATCTGCGCGGGACGATCCTGGAAGGGCTGGCCGACGCGGTGGGCTTCGACCTCAACACTCCGTGGCAGGAACTGACGGACGAGGTGCGCCGCCTGCTGATGTACGGCGCGGACGACAAGGGCGCGCCCAAGGGTGGCAAGGCCATCAGCAAGAAGCTGAAGTGGGCCGGCATTCTGCGCGACGTGGAGCAGCGCTACAAGGAAAGCAGCAGCGACTCCGTGCGCGAGACGCTGGAAGAGTACATGAGCACCCTGGCGTGCGGCACCTGCCACGGCGCGCGGCTGCGGCCCGAAAGCCTGGCCGTCACCGTCGGCGGGCGCTCGCTGGGCGACATCGTGGCCATGCCGGTGGCGGAGTCGCTGGGCTTTTTTGAGTATGTGGACGGCCTGCCGACCATGTCGCGCGACATCGCCGCGCCCATCCTCAAGGAAGTGCGCGAGCGGCTGTCGTTTCTGGTCAACGTGGGGCTGGAGTACCTGACGATGGGCCGCTCGGCGGAAACGCTCAGCGGCGGCGAGGCGCAGCGCATCCGCCTGGCCACGCAGATCGGCTCGCGGCTGGTGGGCGTTCTCTACATCCTGGACGAGCCCAGCATTGGCCTGCACCAGCGTGACAACGAGCGGCTGCTGGAAACGCTCAAGCAGCTGCGCGACCTGGGCAACACCGTGCTGGTGGTGGAGCACGACGAGGACACCATCCGCGCCGCGGACTACGTCGTCGACCTGGGCCCGCGCGCGGGGCGGCACGGCGGCAAGGTGATCGCCGCGGGTTCGGTGGATGACGTGACCGCGGCGGAGGAGTCGCTTACCGGCGCTTACCTGCGCGGCGAGCGTCGCATCGAGATTCCCGTGGAACGGCGGATCCCGGTGGAGGGGCGCGAGCTCACCATCCGCAACGCGCGCGAGCACAACCTGCGCGGGCTGGACGTCAGCATTCCGCTGGGCTGCTTCGTGGCGGTGACGGGCGTGTCGGGATCGGGGAAGTCGACGCTGATCAACGACATCCTGTGGAATGTGCTGGCGCGCAAGTTCTACCGCGCCAAGACGGTGGCCGGCGCGCACGACTGCATCGACGGGCTGCAGCTGCTGGACAAGGTGGTGGACATCGACCAGTCCCCCATCGGCCGCACGCCCCGCTCCAATCCCGCCACGTACACCGGCCTTTTCACCGTCATCCGCGACCTGTTCGCGGAGCTGCCGGAAAGCAAGATGCGCGGCTACACGCCCGGGCGCTTCAGCTTCAACGTCAAGGGCGGGCGCTGCGAGGCGTGCCAGGGCGACGGCCTGGTGAAGATCGAGATGCACTTCCTGCCGGACGTCTACGTTCCGTGCGAGGTGTGCCGCGGCAAGCGCTACAACCGCGAAACGCTCGAGGTGTTCTACAAGGGCCACTCCATCGCCGACGTGCTGGAACTGACGGTGGATGAAGGGCTTGAGCTGTTCGACGCCGTCCCTCGCCTGAAGCGCTCGCTGCAGACGCTGTCGGACGTCGGTCTCGGCTACATTCACCTGGGCCAGGCCGCGACGACGCTTTCGGGCGGCGAGGCGCAGCGGGTGAAGCTGGCGACGGAGCTGAGCAAGCTGGCCACCGGGCAGACGTTCTACATCCTGGACGAGCCCACGACGGGGCTGCACTTCGAGGACGTGCGGATGCTGCTGGAGGTGCTGCACCGGCTGGTGGAGCGGGGCAACACGGTGCTGGTGATCGAGCACAATCTGGATGTGATCAAGACCGCGGACTGGATCATCGACCTGGGGCCGGAGGGCGGGCCCAAGGGCGGCGCGGTGGTGGCGGCGGGAACGCCGGAGCAGGTGGCGCAGGTGGAGGGATCGTTCACCGGGCGGTTCCTGCAGACGCTGCTGGGCAAGACCGCGCCCGCGGAAACACCGGCCGCCCCCGCGGAGCCGGGCACCCGCAAACGCGGCCGGCCGCGCAAAACTGAGAACGCGTGA